GAATGCCCCTGGCAAATCCGCTGTTCATTGGTTCGCTCCAACTGAGACTGTCGAGATCCGGCGCCGCTGCGCCGGGAAGGATAGAGATTGCCGACCTGAAGCCGTTTGTCGGATGCGAGATTGCAGCCTCGATGCGACACTCCCTGTTCTATTCGTCGGCCTCATGGCGGCCGGGCTTTAGCCTTACGCCGCCCCGCGCACTATGCGTGGGTTGACACATACACTCCCGGGGCATACTCCATGGAGGACACAGCATTGCGCCCAGCATCGGTATCGATGGGCGAGACGGATCCAAGAATCGCGATCTGAATCGCGAGGAAGCAGCGGATGAGCAAAATGGAAAAGCATGCATTCGGCCGTACAGGCTTATCGGTCTCAGGCCTGGGCTTTGGGGGCGCTCCCATCGGGTACCTTGAGACCGACCAGCAGCGAATCAGCGTTGTGCTGAACGAGCTTCTGGACGCCGGGGTGAACGTCATTGACACGGCGGCGTCGTACGCCGGCTCGGAAGAGGCCATCGGTAGAGCCGTCGGCCACCGGCGGGCGGATTACGTCCTGGTCAGCAAATGCGGGCAGGCGTTTGATGACGTTCCCGGTGAGGCGTGGTCCCCCGCGGTCATTTCAGCCACGGTGGATCGGGCGCTGCGTCGGCTCAAAACGGACCACCTCGATGTGATGCTCCTTCACTCCTGTACCCTGGAGGTGCTTCAAAAGGGGGAGGCGCTGGGCGCTCTCATCGGGGCGCGCGATGCCGGGAAGATCCGATTCGCCGGATACTCCGGCGACAACGACGCCGCGGCATTCGCCGCGGCTTCGCCGGAAGTGACAGTGGTCGAAATGTCGATCAACATCTGCGACCAGTCCAATATCGACCGGGCATTGGCCGTGGCGCGCGAGCATCACGTCGGCGTCATCGCCAAGCGGCCCGTCGCAAATACGGCGTGGCGCCCGTTGGACAGCCTGGACGGGATGTACCAGGCGTACGCGAAGGCCTATCACGAGCGATTTGGCGCGATGGGCATGACGCTGGAGGAACTGGGGCTGGACCCCTCGATTACCGACTGGACCCAGGTTGCGCTTCTCTTCACGCTGGCTCAGCCCGGAATCGCCACCGCCATCGTTGGGACCACCAACCCGGACAACGCGCGGCGAAACGTGGAGACCCTCGCGCGCGGCCCGCTGCCCGAAGAGGCCGTGGCGAAAATCCGGGCCGCCTTCCGTAGCGCGCAACAGCGCAGCGGCGAACCGTGGCCCGCTCTGCAGTGACGCCGGGCCGCGATTGATGGCGATCGCCAGGCATCACCATGGAACAAGGATATAGCGAGCGGCGTCTATGACACTGTGAAGGAGGACCGTATGAAGAGATTTACTGCCACAATTCTGGCTGTTCTGATGGGGTTCGGTATTCTGTCGCCCGCCGCGCTGGCGAGGGCGAACGAAAAGGGCGCCCATAACCTGGCGATCGGCAGCACGGCCGCCGCGGCCTATCTGCTCTCGCATAAGGACACGCGCGGGCTGGGCGTGGTTGCCGCCGGCGGCGCGGCCTACGCCTGGAAGAAGCATCACGATGCGGTTAAGCAGCGGCACGACCGCGCGAGGTATCGCTATAGCCGCGCGAGCCGCCGCGCCCGGGCCGTCCGGAACAGCCGCGCCAACAGCCGGGCCCGCGCCAACCGCGTGAGCCGCGCCAGTCAGCGCGCCCTCACCGTTCGCAACAGCCACGCCCAGTAGTTACGAATTCGCTCGCCGGGTTTTACAAAGCCCCCGTTACCGCCCCCTGAGGGGGGCCGGCAGCGGGGGCTTTCCGTTCGGCCCGCGTTGGAGACCATAATGACACGTGCGCCTGCCGTGCGAAGGCGGGCTGGCACGACTTTTGCTCCTTTGTTCGCCCGTGCGCCGCGCGCAGCCCCCCGACCCTCGGCCGGGAACCGCGCCACGGCCTCGCGCGCGCTGGAACCCTGATGGCCTTACCCCGGGATGCTGATGCCTGCTGATATACCCGCCACAACCGAGCCTGAGAGCGGCATACCCACCGGGTTTGGCCGGAAACTGATTGGCAACTCGATGGTGATCGGGGCGAGCAGGGCAGTCTCGATACTCACTTTCGTCATCATCACGCCGGTTGTCATCGCCCGGCTTGGCCTTCAGGCCTACGGCGTCTGGGAGATTCTGCTGGCCCTCACCGCGTGGCTTGCCGTCTTCGACGTCGGGATAAGCGGCGCGATTCTCCGTTTTGCGAGTGAAGCGAAAGCCAAGGGCGATATACCACTCGCGGCACGCTACGTCACATTTGGCCTCTGTCTCAATGGGGTGATGGCGCTCGTCGTCGGTTCGGCGGCGTACTACGGCTCGGGAGCGCTGGTCAGCCGCTTCCATGTGCCGGATGCCTTCGCCCGCCAGGCAGCTCAGCTTATCACGCTGCTGGTAGTTGTCGCTTTCTGCCGCGCCGCCGTCTCATCCGTGGCCGCGCTCATCATCGCCGATCACCGAACCGGCCTGGTTGCCGTGCTGAACGCCATCGGAGGAGCGCTGGGGCTGGTGGTCACCGTGGCGGCACTGTCTGTGGGGCACGGCATCTTGAGCCTGGGCCTCGGGCAGGTCGCCAACGTGGCGTTCGCGGCGCTGGCGACGCTTGCCTCCGTTGCCGTTATTTATCGAGGCAGTATGCCC
The window above is part of the Armatimonadota bacterium genome. Proteins encoded here:
- a CDS encoding aldo/keto reductase; amino-acid sequence: MSKMEKHAFGRTGLSVSGLGFGGAPIGYLETDQQRISVVLNELLDAGVNVIDTAASYAGSEEAIGRAVGHRRADYVLVSKCGQAFDDVPGEAWSPAVISATVDRALRRLKTDHLDVMLLHSCTLEVLQKGEALGALIGARDAGKIRFAGYSGDNDAAAFAAASPEVTVVEMSINICDQSNIDRALAVAREHHVGVIAKRPVANTAWRPLDSLDGMYQAYAKAYHERFGAMGMTLEELGLDPSITDWTQVALLFTLAQPGIATAIVGTTNPDNARRNVETLARGPLPEEAVAKIRAAFRSAQQRSGEPWPALQ